The window AGAGTAAGAGCAAAAAACAGTCGAAAGCCAAACTAAAGAAAAGATTGACAGAAGAGGTGCTTGAATTTTTCAACAGGCATCCCACAAAATCATATAATTACAAACAGGTTTCCAGTCAGTTGAATATAAGAAACAAACATAAAAGAAGGCTGGTTATGGACACCCTTGCCGAGCTGGAGCGTAAGGATTATCTGGATGAGGTAAAAACGGGGAAATATAAGATCAAGTTAAAAACAAGCATTCTGGAAGGAAGGATTGAATTCACTTCCGAAGGGGTAGGTTATCTGATATCGGATGAAATAGATCATGAGGTTTATATTTTCGGGAAGAATTTGAACCATGCTTTACCCGGCGACAAGGTTCGCGTACGTCTGTTTGCACATCAGAAGAATAAGGCCCTGGAAGGTGAAGTGATACAGATTCTTGAAAGAGCCAAGGTACAGTTTGTAGGTACCGTCTCGCGTTCCAAAAATTTTGCCTTTCTTGTTACCGCGAGCCGGCGGGTACCCTATGACATTTTTATTCCTTTGAAGAAGTTGCAAGATGCAAGGAATGGGCAGAAAGCCATTGCCCGGATCACTGACTGGCCGGAGAAAGTCAACAATCCGTTTGGCGAAATAGTTGAAATATTAGGCGATCCGGGAGATAACGAGGTGGAAATGCATGCCATTCTAGCCGAGTTTGATCTTCCCTATGACTTCCCCGAGAGCGTGGAAAATGCTGCAAGTGAAATCCCGAATCATATACCTGAGGAAGAATATAATGCAAGAAGGGATTTTCGGGATGTCCGCACTTTCACTATCGATCCCGAAGATGCCAAAGATTTTGATGATGCCTTATCCGTGAGAAAGCTAAAGGACGGACTTTGGGAAATAGGTGTTCATATTGCCGATGTTACCCACTATGTGAAGCCGAATACCATTCTGGATCAGGAAGGCTTTGAACGGGGTACTTCGGTATATCTGGTCGATCGGGTGGTACCCATGTTGCCTGAGAAGTTATCCAATAATGTATGTTCGCTCCGTCCCAATGAGGATAAGCTTTGTTTTTCCGCGGTATTCAAAATGGATGATAAAGCCAACGTGCTCGATCAGTGGTTTGGTAAAACCCTCATCAACTCCGATCGGCGCTTCAACTATCAGGAAGCCCAGGAAGTTATTGATCGTCAGAGGGAAGAATTCAGGGATGAGATGCTCAAGCTGAATGAGCTTGCCCGGAAGTTAAGGGATGAGCGCTTTAAACATGGTTCCATTGCTTTTGAAAGGGTAGAGGTGAAATTTTTGCTTGATGAGATCGGATCGCCGACCGGCGTTTATTTTAAGGAACATGGGGAATCCAATGAGCTGATTGAGGAATTTATGCTTTTGGCCAACAGGAAAGTGGCCGAATACATAGGGAATGTTCCGGAGGGCAAAAAGCCCAATACTTTTGTTTACCGGGTTCATGCCAAACCGGATAAGGATAAATTGGAAACTTTCGCCGACTTCGTGGAAAAATTCGGTTATTCCATCAACATGAAGAACAATAAGACCATCACCCGTTCCATAAATGAAGTGCTGGAAAAGGTAGAGGGCAGGAAAGAGCAAAATGTGATCGAAACCCTGGCCATTCGAAGTATGGCCAAAGCAGAATATTCAACAAAAAATATCGGGCATTACGGCCTGGCTTTTGATTATTATACCCATTTTACTTCACCCATCCGAAGATACCCCGACATGATGGTACACCGTCTTCTGAGCCGTTATCTGGAGGATGGGAAATCGGCACCCCAAAAGAAATTTGAAGATATGTGTGAACATGCATCGGACATGGAAAAGCTGGCTGAAAATGCCGAAAGGGCTTCCATCAAGTACAAGCAGGTGGAATTTTTGAAGGATAGAATTGGAGAGGTTTTTGAAGGTATAATTTCCGGTGTGATGGAGTGGGGGATATTTGTTGAACTGAATGATTCCAAATGCGAGGGGCTGGTTCACATAAGGGATATTGATGACGATTTCTACATTCATGATGAAAGCAACTATCGTATCATAGGCCAGTCCACCGGGAAAAAATACCAGCTTGGCGATCCGGTAAGGGTAAAATTGATCCGTGCCGACCTGGAGAAGAAGCAAATCGATTTTCTGATGCTGGAGTAAACCCAGGAGAAGGCTCCGTCAGTCGATCCTGTAGTATAGCGAAAACAGCATGGCATTGTTGTATTGGCCAAGATCAGGCCACCGGGTTTGGCCGGCCGGGTGGGGCCTGACAGGTAACAGAGAATAGTTGAATCTGACGTTGGCATTGAAATGTTCACTTAGCTCGTAATTCAAACCGAGGAGTCCGGATAGTTCAAACTGATCGAAAGGAGGGTCGGCTTCAAGGAAACCACCTCCATCCGTGTCTTCCAATGAAGCAACCAGGTAAGCTCCTGCTATTCCTGCCTCACCGGTTAGTCTGCTCATGAGTGATGTTTGGACCAATACGGGTGCCTGAAGGTAATTCAGCCGGGCATGATAATACTTCTGACTCTTTACCTTGTTCTGGGATATTTTGCTGCCTTTTTGTATGAATTCAAGTTCCAGTTGTAAGATAAGGTTTGCTGAGACCGGAGTATTGACCCAGCCTCCTCCACGGATACCCGGCTTGTTGTATCCTCCCAGATTATCACCATCTATTTGTGTTGCTGTCAATCCCAACATGGGTCCTCCATGAAAGCGCTGCCCCCATGCCGGAAGCAAAATGCCTGTAAGCACTATTACAAGGATTGCTTTTTTCATAATCCGGGTTGACAGAAATATATATAAAAGGACAGTTTATTATACCGGTTATTCCTTATCATCAGCAGGTAAGGTGAAAAGCCCCCACTACATTTTTCCCCTCATGATAAAGTTTATTGAAGATCTGCACTGCTTTCCCCGTCTTTTTATGTTGCAATGATATATTGTTATTATGTAAATAATCTGTTATATCCGAAGCAATACTCATCATGCCGAATTGGCCTTTCCCTACAACCAGTATTTCTGGCTTATTGTTTTCCAATACTTCCCTGATATCTTCAAGCTGCAATTGATGGCCGTTTTTGCGCCACCATTCCGGTATAACTTCCTCTTTGGTTATTATGACATCCTTTTGATAAGTTACGCCATTAATAACCATTTTCCCAAAACCATATTCTTGAATCATAATAAATTACCTGTTTGATTAAAATGGAGCAAAATACGAAAAATCTATCAAATTGTCAAGCTAAGCAGGGATTTTCCGGAAAATCGCCCTTTTGGTTAGTCAGTTTGAATCATGATTGCCATTTATGCGCTTTCGACAACATTTATCAGATAAACAGAAATTCCCTTCAAAATGTTTGCCGGGACTATTTCTCCATGGTCACACTCACACACTTCATTTTTCCTCCCATCGGCGGATTCATCTTTGAAACTTTGACTGTGGCTTTTTCAATGGTGTTGAAATGATGATAAAGGGCATCCAGAATCCGACCTGCAATATGCTCCAGCAAATGGGATTTTTTCTCCATTTCCTGTTGAATGACTTCATAGGCGGTCTGATAGTTGACTGCATCATTTAAATCATCGCTCTGCGCGGGTTTTTTCATGGCCGTATGAAGGGTCAGGTTCACCAGGAAACGGTTCCCTACGATTTGCTCTTCTTTGAAATGACCGTGAAATGCGTAAAACTCCATATCTTCAAGCTGAATCATTCCCATAATTGAAAAATTGTTAAGATTTATGATGCTGTAAATGATTTATTCAATAAAATCGAATAATTTTGCATGGCTGGATACAAAATTAACATTCTTTTGCTATGGTCATTAAATAATATTTTGTAATCCGCAATCAGTTATTATATGAATGATAAATCCTTTGATCCATGGGAAACAATGAGAATAACGAGGAAGAAAAAAAGAAGTCACTGAATTTTATAGAACAGATTATTGAGGAGGATATCAAAAACAACGTAAACGGGGGCCGGATCCATACCCGTTTTCCTCCCGAACCGAACGGATTTTTACATATCGGACATGCAAAATCCATTTGCCTTAACTTTGGCATGGCATGGAAATATAACGGCAAAACCAATCTTCGTTTTGACGATACCAATCCCTTGAAAGAGGAACAGGTATATATTGATTCAATTAAGGAAGACATTCATTGGCTTGGATTTGACTGGGAGGACCGTGAGTATTATGCTTCGGATTACTTTGACCAACTTTATGAATTTGCGGAGAAACTGATCCGAAAAGGGAAGGCTTACGTGTGTGAATTAACCCCTGAAGAGATAAAAAATACCCGGGGCACTCCGACGGTACCGGGTAAAGAAAGTCCTTACCGTGACCGCCCTGTTGAGGAAAGTCTGGATCTTTTCCGCAGGATGAAGGCAGGGGAATTTCCTGAAGGGCGTTATCAGCTCAGGGCTAAAATCGATATGGCCTCGCCCAATATGCATCTCCGCGATCCTGTTCTGTATAGGATCCGTCACGTAGCACATCCCAGAACCGGGGACAAGTGGTGTATTTACCCTATGTATGATATGGCACATGGACAGAGCGATTATATAGAGGGCATCACCCATAGCTTGTGCACCATGGAATTTGAGGTGCATCGTCCTTTATATGATTGGCTTCTGGACCATATTGCCGAAGGGGAGTACCGACCTAAACAGATCGAATTTGCAAGGCTCAACCTGGGTTATACAGTTATGAGTAAGAGAAAATTGCTTCAACTGGTTGAGGATGGTACGGTAGATGCCTGGGATGACCCCAGGATGCCTACTATATCCGGGTTAAGAAGAAGAGGTTATACCCCTGCCTCCATACGCCATTTTTCTGAG is drawn from Bacteroidales bacterium and contains these coding sequences:
- the rnr gene encoding ribonuclease R; this translates as MTEEVLEFFNRHPTKSYNYKQVSSQLNIRNKHKRRLVMDTLAELERKDYLDEVKTGKYKIKLKTSILEGRIEFTSEGVGYLISDEIDHEVYIFGKNLNHALPGDKVRVRLFAHQKNKALEGEVIQILERAKVQFVGTVSRSKNFAFLVTASRRVPYDIFIPLKKLQDARNGQKAIARITDWPEKVNNPFGEIVEILGDPGDNEVEMHAILAEFDLPYDFPESVENAASEIPNHIPEEEYNARRDFRDVRTFTIDPEDAKDFDDALSVRKLKDGLWEIGVHIADVTHYVKPNTILDQEGFERGTSVYLVDRVVPMLPEKLSNNVCSLRPNEDKLCFSAVFKMDDKANVLDQWFGKTLINSDRRFNYQEAQEVIDRQREEFRDEMLKLNELARKLRDERFKHGSIAFERVEVKFLLDEIGSPTGVYFKEHGESNELIEEFMLLANRKVAEYIGNVPEGKKPNTFVYRVHAKPDKDKLETFADFVEKFGYSINMKNNKTITRSINEVLEKVEGRKEQNVIETLAIRSMAKAEYSTKNIGHYGLAFDYYTHFTSPIRRYPDMMVHRLLSRYLEDGKSAPQKKFEDMCEHASDMEKLAENAERASIKYKQVEFLKDRIGEVFEGIISGVMEWGIFVELNDSKCEGLVHIRDIDDDFYIHDESNYRIIGQSTGKKYQLGDPVRVKLIRADLEKKQIDFLMLE
- a CDS encoding PorT family protein translates to MKKAILVIVLTGILLPAWGQRFHGGPMLGLTATQIDGDNLGGYNKPGIRGGGWVNTPVSANLILQLELEFIQKGSKISQNKVKSQKYYHARLNYLQAPVLVQTSLMSRLTGEAGIAGAYLVASLEDTDGGGFLEADPPFDQFELSGLLGLNYELSEHFNANVRFNYSLLPVRPHPAGQTRWPDLGQYNNAMLFSLYYRID
- the folB gene encoding dihydroneopterin aldolase; the encoded protein is MMGMIQLEDMEFYAFHGHFKEEQIVGNRFLVNLTLHTAMKKPAQSDDLNDAVNYQTAYEVIQQEMEKKSHLLEHIAGRILDALYHHFNTIEKATVKVSKMNPPMGGKMKCVSVTMEK
- a CDS encoding glutamine--tRNA ligase/YqeY domain fusion protein — encoded protein: MGNNENNEEEKKKSLNFIEQIIEEDIKNNVNGGRIHTRFPPEPNGFLHIGHAKSICLNFGMAWKYNGKTNLRFDDTNPLKEEQVYIDSIKEDIHWLGFDWEDREYYASDYFDQLYEFAEKLIRKGKAYVCELTPEEIKNTRGTPTVPGKESPYRDRPVEESLDLFRRMKAGEFPEGRYQLRAKIDMASPNMHLRDPVLYRIRHVAHPRTGDKWCIYPMYDMAHGQSDYIEGITHSLCTMEFEVHRPLYDWLLDHIAEGEYRPKQIEFARLNLGYTVMSKRKLLQLVEDGTVDAWDDPRMPTISGLRRRGYTPASIRHFSEKVGIAKRDNIIDMAFLESSVREDLNKRAQRVMGVLDPIKVVITNYPEDQEEELDAVNNPEDESMGTRKVPFSREIYIERNDFMEDPPKKFFRLAPGREVRLRYAYFITCEGVVKDEFGDITEIRCSYDPASRGGQSPDGRKVKGTLHWVSARHAVPVEVRQYDRLFMNEDPDQVDEEGKDFRSNLNPDSLHVLGNCMLEPFIKDAKPEDKFQFERKGYFCVDRYCDPNKKLVFNRTVTLKDTWAKIAKQQKQQPKKQKNKQKNK